In a genomic window of Microbacterium amylolyticum:
- a CDS encoding type ISP restriction/modification enzyme, which yields MQETNQAPPRTSKLGPTFAPTVPDGHTPFDDLLAELRQLSDSERMKGNYLEQLAKHYLAIDPKWADQLGAVWLWKDWPERNGRPDLGIDLVAEIQGGGLLAIQVKFYDEAHKIQKSNLDSFFEAMGKEPFTEGLVIDTVRDWSANALEALKNRTKPVRRIGLDQLRHSDIDWATYELMEPQKAPQRHERKVPRAHQHRAISSVIEGFTRDPSEGGPLDRGKLIMACGTGKTFTALKLAERWTREHTGGVSTVLFMVPSLALLQQTLTEWSAERDPEMSFHAFAVGSDINIGRTKNGDLTSVMLEDLGAPATTDGAKLADLIESRGAVDEGMTVVFSTYQSIDAVAKAQRLGAPTFDLVICDEAHRTTGVTLADDDESHFVKVHDNDVISAEKRLYMTATPRIFAPEVKNTAREKDAELVSMDDERLYGPVLYRIGFHEAVQSQLLTDYKVVVLGVSEDQIVEGFQRQLAEDGHELQIGDVAKLVGCYNALAKREGTVEVGGFGEDHEPMRRAVAFAKDIRTSRRIANDFGLLADRHLSNPLNDDRTDNLTVQSRHVDGTMNATQRGELLDWLKDEPQADEFDRPVARVLTNARCLSEGVDVPSLDAVLFLNPRKSQVDVVQAVGRVMRRAQGKRLGYIVLPIAIPAGMDASEALNDNDRYKVVWQVLQALRAHDERLDTAINQATLTGTPPEQVTIVKLDLTSKKKDDGPGIGSAGGRDDDVEGSAGSGSSTDGAAGPSYTKPALFQTGEADDWKDAVYAKLVKKVGDRLYWDDWANDIGDIAKRFIALITAHVDAPGGDRASFEEFVKALRATVNPEVSEGEAIELLAQHLITKPVFEAMFPENSFTADNPVSVAMERVIATFHENQAFVREREPLEAFYATVTKRIRGLETVSAKQQMLVTLYDKFFTKAFPLLADKMGIVFTPVQVVDYILRSADAALHRHFGKRLSDEGVNILEPFVGTGTFFTRLMQTGLVKPEDLSRKYASEMFANEIVLLSYYIAAVNIESVYRELCAENGIEPVEGGFAGISLTDTFAMDERDSQLAGGVFPVNTARLENQRASKVDVIVMNPPYRSGQSSANDASQNAKYAALDERVKQSYVELSSATNKNGLYDSYYRALRWATDRLGNEGVIAFVSNSGFIDGGTADGVRLSWENEFSDVIVYNLRGNARSMGERRRREAGNVFGEGSQAGIAVTVLVKDSAHQGAARIHYADVGDYLTREEKLDKLVREGSIEGTTLETLTPNSAGDWINQRDDRFGTWAPIGDKETKGGMDTPGVFRDYSRGLATSRDAWAWNFSDCDLRQNICTHVDHLNDERERAWKLIRSGDETPIEKLISRDGTKGSWSRPNLRDLKRNESTFLDAQGFRLAQYRPFTKQHLYFDRAAKLNEMVYRMPRFWPTPNHPNLAISWTADDRRPSPPLLVAVITDLNILSATQLFPRHVWAPTSMEDGALNLDALAESDGEIVGDYRRVDNITDATLTRYREAYSNELPAGDAAAKDDIFYAVYALLHHSTYRETYAADLQKMLPRIPIVEGFPEYARIGRALADLHVDYESVDPYPLDEVLTLDAPEDPFELYRIQKLAWGSRKDRSTIRYNAHLTLKGILEDEALYKVGGRSPLEWVLDRYQVKTDKKSGITNDPNDWLREHDNPRYVVDLIKSLVTVSLETQRLIAELPDFVVIEGY from the coding sequence ATGCAGGAGACGAATCAGGCCCCACCGCGCACATCGAAGTTGGGGCCGACGTTCGCTCCCACCGTCCCCGATGGGCACACACCCTTTGACGATCTGCTGGCTGAGTTGCGTCAGCTGTCCGATAGCGAGCGCATGAAGGGCAACTACCTGGAGCAGCTCGCAAAGCATTACTTGGCGATCGATCCAAAGTGGGCAGACCAGCTGGGCGCGGTCTGGCTGTGGAAGGACTGGCCGGAACGCAACGGCAGGCCCGACCTCGGCATCGACCTCGTTGCGGAAATCCAGGGTGGTGGCTTGCTTGCCATCCAGGTGAAGTTCTACGACGAAGCCCACAAGATCCAGAAGTCGAACCTCGATTCGTTCTTCGAAGCGATGGGTAAGGAGCCGTTCACTGAGGGCTTGGTGATCGACACTGTCCGAGACTGGTCCGCGAATGCGCTTGAAGCGCTGAAGAATCGCACCAAGCCGGTACGCCGGATCGGGCTTGATCAGCTGCGCCACAGCGACATTGACTGGGCGACCTACGAGCTGATGGAGCCCCAGAAAGCTCCTCAGCGACATGAGCGAAAGGTCCCGCGGGCACACCAGCACCGCGCCATCTCTTCGGTGATCGAGGGGTTCACGCGCGACCCGTCGGAGGGCGGCCCGCTCGACCGCGGCAAGCTGATCATGGCGTGCGGCACGGGCAAGACCTTCACCGCGCTGAAGCTCGCCGAGCGCTGGACACGTGAGCACACCGGCGGCGTCTCGACGGTTCTCTTCATGGTGCCGTCGTTGGCGCTGCTGCAGCAGACGCTCACGGAGTGGAGCGCCGAGCGCGACCCGGAGATGAGCTTCCACGCGTTCGCGGTCGGCAGCGACATCAACATCGGACGCACGAAGAACGGCGATCTAACGAGCGTGATGCTCGAAGATCTCGGAGCACCCGCGACAACCGATGGCGCAAAGCTGGCCGATCTGATCGAGAGCCGCGGCGCCGTCGACGAAGGCATGACCGTTGTCTTTTCGACGTATCAGTCGATCGATGCGGTTGCGAAGGCTCAGCGTTTGGGCGCGCCGACGTTCGATCTTGTTATCTGCGACGAGGCGCACCGCACGACGGGCGTGACGCTCGCTGACGACGACGAGTCGCACTTCGTCAAGGTGCACGACAACGACGTCATTTCGGCGGAGAAGCGCCTGTATATGACGGCGACTCCGCGCATTTTCGCGCCCGAGGTGAAGAACACAGCGCGCGAGAAGGACGCTGAGCTCGTCTCAATGGATGACGAGCGCCTGTACGGCCCTGTGCTCTACCGCATCGGCTTCCACGAGGCGGTGCAGTCGCAGTTGCTGACCGACTACAAGGTCGTCGTTCTCGGCGTCAGCGAGGACCAGATCGTCGAGGGCTTTCAACGCCAACTGGCCGAGGACGGCCACGAGCTACAGATCGGCGATGTCGCGAAGCTCGTTGGCTGCTACAACGCGCTGGCGAAGCGCGAAGGAACCGTCGAAGTCGGCGGATTCGGCGAGGATCACGAACCGATGCGGCGTGCCGTTGCGTTCGCCAAAGACATCAGGACGTCGAGGCGGATTGCGAACGACTTTGGTCTGCTGGCTGACCGCCACCTGTCCAACCCGCTGAACGATGATCGCACCGACAACCTCACGGTCCAGTCACGTCACGTCGACGGGACGATGAATGCGACGCAGCGCGGCGAGCTACTCGACTGGTTGAAGGACGAGCCGCAGGCGGACGAATTCGACCGTCCGGTTGCGCGGGTACTGACGAATGCCCGTTGTCTGAGCGAGGGCGTTGACGTTCCCAGCCTTGACGCCGTGCTGTTCTTGAACCCGCGCAAGAGTCAAGTCGACGTCGTTCAGGCGGTCGGTCGCGTGATGCGCCGTGCGCAGGGCAAGCGCCTCGGATACATCGTCCTTCCCATCGCGATTCCTGCCGGGATGGATGCCTCGGAGGCGCTTAACGACAACGACCGGTACAAGGTTGTCTGGCAGGTGCTGCAGGCGTTGCGCGCCCACGATGAACGTCTTGACACGGCGATCAACCAGGCCACGCTGACCGGAACGCCGCCCGAGCAGGTCACGATCGTCAAGCTCGACCTGACGAGCAAGAAGAAGGACGACGGCCCGGGAATCGGTAGCGCCGGCGGTCGCGATGACGACGTTGAGGGTTCGGCTGGTAGTGGCTCGAGCACGGATGGTGCTGCTGGGCCGAGTTACACGAAGCCAGCGCTCTTCCAAACGGGTGAGGCCGACGACTGGAAGGACGCCGTCTACGCGAAGCTCGTGAAGAAGGTCGGCGACCGCCTGTACTGGGATGACTGGGCGAATGACATCGGCGACATTGCGAAGCGATTTATCGCGCTGATCACCGCGCATGTCGACGCCCCTGGCGGGGATCGTGCCTCGTTCGAGGAATTCGTGAAGGCACTACGCGCGACGGTGAATCCCGAGGTGAGTGAGGGCGAAGCGATCGAACTTCTCGCCCAGCACTTGATCACGAAGCCCGTGTTCGAGGCGATGTTCCCCGAGAACTCGTTCACGGCAGACAACCCTGTCTCGGTTGCGATGGAGCGTGTGATCGCGACGTTCCACGAGAACCAAGCATTCGTGCGCGAGCGCGAGCCGCTCGAGGCGTTCTACGCGACAGTCACAAAGCGGATCCGTGGGCTCGAGACGGTGAGCGCGAAGCAGCAGATGCTCGTGACGCTGTACGACAAGTTCTTTACGAAGGCGTTCCCGCTGCTCGCGGACAAGATGGGCATCGTCTTCACGCCGGTGCAGGTGGTCGACTACATCCTGCGGTCCGCCGACGCGGCCCTGCACCGTCACTTCGGCAAGCGGCTGAGCGACGAGGGCGTGAATATCCTTGAGCCGTTCGTCGGAACCGGGACGTTCTTTACGCGACTCATGCAGACGGGTCTCGTGAAGCCCGAGGACCTCTCGCGTAAGTACGCGAGCGAGATGTTCGCGAACGAGATCGTTCTGCTCAGCTACTACATCGCCGCGGTCAACATCGAGAGCGTGTACCGCGAACTGTGCGCGGAGAACGGCATCGAGCCCGTTGAGGGAGGCTTCGCAGGGATCAGCCTGACTGACACTTTTGCAATGGATGAGCGGGATAGTCAGCTGGCCGGTGGTGTGTTCCCGGTGAACACGGCGCGGCTTGAGAATCAGCGAGCATCGAAAGTCGATGTGATCGTGATGAATCCGCCGTATCGGTCTGGGCAGAGCAGCGCGAACGATGCGAGCCAGAACGCGAAGTACGCGGCCCTAGATGAGAGGGTCAAGCAGTCGTACGTCGAACTCTCATCGGCGACGAACAAGAACGGCCTGTACGACTCCTACTATCGCGCGTTACGTTGGGCCACGGATCGGCTTGGCAATGAGGGCGTCATCGCCTTTGTTTCGAACTCGGGCTTCATTGATGGTGGGACGGCTGACGGGGTGCGGCTGAGCTGGGAGAACGAGTTCAGCGACGTGATCGTGTACAACCTTCGAGGGAATGCCCGCAGTATGGGGGAGAGGCGCAGGCGCGAGGCTGGCAACGTGTTCGGAGAAGGGAGCCAGGCGGGCATCGCCGTCACGGTGCTCGTCAAGGACTCCGCGCATCAGGGGGCCGCGCGTATCCACTACGCAGATGTCGGCGACTACCTCACTCGTGAGGAGAAGCTTGACAAGCTCGTGCGTGAGGGATCAATCGAGGGAACCACACTCGAAACATTGACCCCTAACTCCGCGGGTGACTGGATCAATCAGCGAGATGATCGTTTCGGGACATGGGCGCCGATCGGGGACAAAGAGACAAAGGGGGGCATGGACACTCCGGGAGTATTTCGCGACTATTCGCGTGGACTCGCGACATCGCGGGACGCCTGGGCATGGAACTTCAGCGATTGCGACCTGCGCCAGAACATATGCACGCACGTTGACCACCTCAATGACGAACGCGAGCGTGCGTGGAAACTCATCAGGAGTGGCGACGAGACTCCGATTGAGAAGCTGATCTCACGCGATGGGACAAAGGGTTCGTGGTCTCGCCCGAATCTTCGCGATCTTAAGAGGAACGAATCAACGTTCCTCGACGCACAAGGTTTCCGCCTGGCACAGTACCGGCCGTTCACGAAGCAGCATCTCTACTTTGATCGCGCGGCCAAATTGAACGAAATGGTGTACCGGATGCCGCGTTTTTGGCCGACGCCGAACCATCCGAACCTCGCAATTTCCTGGACTGCGGACGACCGGCGTCCGTCACCACCGTTGCTGGTCGCTGTCATTACGGATCTCAACATTTTATCCGCAACGCAACTCTTTCCCCGCCACGTTTGGGCACCGACCTCTATGGAAGACGGCGCTCTTAACCTTGATGCTCTTGCTGAAAGTGACGGCGAGATTGTCGGGGACTATCGTCGCGTCGACAACATCACCGATGCGACGCTCACTCGATACCGCGAGGCATATAGCAATGAGCTACCTGCTGGTGACGCGGCCGCGAAGGACGACATCTTCTATGCCGTCTACGCTCTCCTCCACCATTCGACCTACCGCGAGACGTACGCGGCGGACCTGCAGAAAATGCTCCCGCGGATCCCGATTGTCGAGGGCTTCCCTGAGTATGCGCGCATCGGCCGTGCGCTCGCGGATCTGCATGTCGACTACGAGTCGGTCGACCCATACCCCCTCGACGAGGTTCTGACGCTCGATGCACCGGAAGATCCGTTCGAGCTCTATCGCATCCAGAAGCTCGCGTGGGGGAGCCGCAAGGACCGCTCAACGATTCGCTACAACGCGCACCTGACGCTGAAGGGCATCCTGGAAGATGAGGCGCTCTACAAGGTCGGCGGGCGCAGCCCGCTCGAGTGGGTGCTCGATCGCTACCAGGTGAAGACCGACAAGAAGAGCGGCATCACGAACGACCCGAACGATTGGCTGCGCGAGCACGACAACCCGCGCTACGTCGTCGATCTCATTAAGAGCCTCGTCACCGTGAGCCTTGAGACTCAGCGGTTGATCGCGGAACTACCCGACTTCGTTGTTATCGAAGGGTACTAA
- a CDS encoding IS1634 family transposase: MSPYLRTVKTASGATAVQIVEKKQGSRRIVEHLGSAHTPEDVALLKAAGRQKLAGSQPELDLGLEPDPDRGGPLPMRLTMGPLWRCLNLAFDALRFGDVDGADDVFRQLVLARIIEPTSKLDTPRVLEEAGVSSVSYPTINRRLPVFATDTFRDDLARVLASNAELGPAALVLYDVTTLYYEAHEGDGFREPGFSKERRLEPQITVGLLTDAAGFPLRVEAFEGNKAETATMLPTLEAFMTAHGLSNITVVADAGMVSKANQKAIEQAGLNFILGAKTPKVPYVIERWRNEHPGEPIPDGHVFTQPWPAGPTDGRRDQVYYYRYKHDNARRTLKGIAEQVSKAENAIAGKTPVKRNRFVKLTGGDKTVNRELEDKARALAGIKGYVTNLVDEPAEFVIASYHRLLQVEKSFRMSKGDLKARPIYARLRDSIDAHLQIVIASLAVSRWIEETTGWSIRKIVRTLRVYREGVVTIGDQEVATAVPLDEDAAAVVEAIKTRVSAGH; the protein is encoded by the coding sequence GTGTCTCCGTATCTGCGCACCGTGAAGACCGCCTCTGGCGCGACCGCGGTGCAGATCGTGGAGAAGAAGCAGGGCTCGCGGCGGATCGTCGAGCACCTCGGGTCCGCGCATACGCCCGAGGACGTCGCGCTGCTGAAGGCCGCGGGGAGGCAGAAACTCGCAGGCTCCCAGCCCGAGCTGGACCTCGGGCTGGAGCCAGATCCAGACCGGGGTGGACCGTTGCCGATGCGGTTGACGATGGGTCCGCTCTGGAGGTGTCTGAATCTCGCGTTCGATGCGCTTCGGTTTGGCGATGTCGATGGGGCAGATGACGTCTTCCGGCAGCTCGTGCTCGCGCGGATCATCGAGCCGACCAGCAAGCTCGATACCCCGCGGGTGCTCGAAGAGGCGGGTGTCTCATCGGTGTCGTATCCGACGATCAATCGGCGGTTGCCGGTGTTTGCAACCGACACGTTCCGAGATGATCTCGCGCGAGTTCTCGCCTCGAACGCGGAGCTCGGTCCTGCGGCGCTGGTGCTCTACGACGTGACCACGCTCTACTACGAAGCTCACGAGGGTGACGGGTTCCGTGAGCCCGGGTTCAGCAAGGAGCGGCGCCTGGAGCCGCAGATCACTGTTGGCCTGCTCACTGATGCGGCGGGATTCCCGTTGCGGGTTGAGGCGTTCGAGGGCAACAAAGCAGAGACTGCGACGATGCTGCCGACGCTTGAGGCGTTCATGACGGCGCACGGCCTGTCAAACATCACGGTCGTCGCGGACGCGGGCATGGTGTCCAAGGCGAACCAGAAGGCCATCGAGCAGGCGGGGTTGAACTTCATCCTCGGCGCGAAGACCCCGAAGGTCCCGTATGTGATCGAGCGCTGGCGGAACGAGCATCCCGGGGAGCCGATTCCCGACGGACACGTGTTCACACAGCCCTGGCCCGCCGGCCCCACGGATGGCCGACGTGATCAGGTCTACTACTACCGCTACAAGCACGACAACGCTCGCCGGACGCTCAAAGGCATCGCGGAGCAGGTCTCGAAGGCCGAGAACGCCATCGCCGGGAAGACACCGGTCAAGCGCAACAGGTTCGTCAAGCTCACCGGCGGCGACAAGACCGTCAACCGTGAGCTCGAGGACAAGGCACGCGCATTGGCGGGCATCAAGGGCTACGTGACGAATCTCGTCGATGAACCAGCAGAGTTCGTCATCGCTTCGTATCACCGGCTCCTGCAGGTCGAGAAGAGCTTCCGCATGTCGAAGGGCGACTTGAAGGCGCGGCCGATCTACGCGCGATTGCGGGACTCGATCGACGCACACCTGCAGATCGTGATCGCGTCCCTCGCGGTGTCGCGTTGGATCGAAGAGACCACGGGCTGGTCCATCCGGAAGATCGTCCGGACGCTACGCGTCTACCGCGAGGGCGTCGTGACCATCGGCGACCAGGAGGTCGCGACCGCGGTCCCTCTCGACGAGGACGCCGCGGCAGTTGTTGAGGCGATCAAAACCCGCGTCTCCGCGGGGCACTAA
- a CDS encoding acyltransferase family protein — protein MSQPILTDEAPSSPAAPKTGSTWRPDIQGMRALAVGLVVLAHVDVPGLKGGFIGVDVFFVISGFLITQLLLREVARTGTVSITEFYVRRARRILPAAALVTVVILTYAAIVLPAARAQQTAIDAAWSSVFLSNWSFAADRVDYFTPTDPSLFQHFWSLAVEEQFYLVWPLVVLALVPRVNRRVFVGVTAALFAASLAFSVWFTAADPVPGYFHTGARAYEIAAGALLACVLSAPLRTRWRHAIGITGLLLIVAGTLTFSDATPFPGSLALVPVIGTVLLLSAGPDTWTGRMLSAPTLRYIGDISFSLYLWHWPVTLAVQTALPYGSPYLLRVVLTIAISLGLASLTFHFVERPFQQKRVPALSRGRTTLWMWPLSVIVILAVALSTVGFAQNRQESQQAAAEEFFDEHGFQNLEAEDLDGVQSELTEAVRTAESGAPIPPDYDADALRDAQWSDLAGRDCYASGGSDDLDELCFFGDTEAETTIALVGDSHAGMWLPALDILGQDHNFRVVLFVKLSCGAYPTTMQSPTHDQAECDDFRDYTAAQLDDLGPAAIIASARGQLHMDELDGVSTDVQWTEAVTAGIERYSEIAPRVIALGDVPARPEAEPKDCVEAPNATQDACIVTGDSVEKTSNILTRAAAEAAGAAYVDTEPLVCSVDAGCPLFVGDTPTYGDDSHLNRLWVEYVAPALGDELTEVLP, from the coding sequence ATGAGCCAACCGATCCTCACCGACGAAGCGCCGTCTTCGCCCGCGGCACCAAAGACGGGCTCAACGTGGCGCCCAGACATCCAGGGCATGCGAGCCCTGGCCGTCGGCCTCGTCGTGCTCGCCCACGTCGATGTTCCCGGCCTCAAGGGCGGATTCATCGGCGTCGACGTCTTCTTCGTCATCAGCGGGTTCCTCATCACCCAGCTGCTGCTACGCGAAGTGGCCCGCACCGGAACCGTCTCGATCACCGAGTTCTACGTGCGCCGCGCCCGCCGCATTCTGCCCGCCGCGGCCCTCGTTACGGTCGTGATCCTGACCTACGCCGCCATCGTCCTGCCGGCCGCGCGCGCACAACAGACGGCGATCGACGCCGCCTGGTCCAGCGTCTTCCTCTCCAACTGGAGCTTCGCCGCCGACCGCGTCGACTACTTCACCCCCACTGATCCCAGCCTGTTCCAGCACTTCTGGTCGCTGGCGGTGGAAGAGCAGTTCTACCTGGTGTGGCCGCTCGTCGTCCTCGCCCTCGTTCCCCGCGTGAACCGGCGCGTTTTTGTGGGCGTCACCGCCGCGCTCTTCGCCGCCTCGCTGGCGTTCTCCGTGTGGTTCACCGCCGCCGACCCCGTTCCCGGCTACTTCCACACCGGCGCCCGCGCTTATGAGATCGCTGCCGGAGCTCTGCTGGCCTGCGTTCTCAGCGCACCGCTGCGCACACGGTGGCGTCATGCCATCGGCATCACCGGGCTGCTGCTGATCGTCGCCGGGACGCTGACGTTCTCCGACGCAACGCCCTTCCCCGGATCCCTCGCCCTCGTGCCCGTGATCGGAACCGTCCTGCTGCTCTCCGCCGGACCAGACACGTGGACCGGCCGAATGCTGTCCGCTCCGACACTCCGCTACATCGGCGATATTTCCTTCTCGCTGTATCTCTGGCACTGGCCGGTCACTCTCGCCGTTCAGACGGCTCTGCCCTACGGCTCCCCCTACCTGCTGCGCGTGGTGCTGACCATCGCGATCTCCCTCGGCCTGGCGTCGCTGACGTTCCACTTCGTCGAGCGCCCCTTCCAGCAAAAGCGCGTTCCCGCCCTCTCTCGCGGCCGGACAACGCTGTGGATGTGGCCGCTGAGCGTGATCGTGATCCTGGCCGTCGCCCTCTCCACCGTCGGTTTCGCGCAGAACAGACAGGAATCGCAACAGGCTGCCGCAGAAGAGTTCTTCGACGAACACGGTTTCCAGAACCTCGAAGCCGAGGATCTCGATGGCGTGCAAAGCGAGCTCACAGAAGCCGTTCGCACCGCCGAATCAGGTGCTCCGATCCCGCCCGACTACGACGCTGATGCGCTGCGTGATGCCCAGTGGTCCGACCTCGCCGGACGCGACTGCTACGCCAGCGGCGGCTCCGACGACCTCGACGAGCTCTGTTTCTTCGGCGACACCGAGGCCGAGACCACGATTGCGCTCGTCGGCGACTCCCACGCCGGAATGTGGCTGCCCGCGCTCGACATCCTCGGCCAAGACCACAACTTCCGCGTTGTGCTGTTCGTGAAGCTGTCGTGCGGCGCCTACCCCACCACGATGCAGTCGCCCACCCACGATCAAGCCGAGTGCGACGACTTCCGCGACTACACCGCGGCGCAGCTGGACGACCTGGGTCCCGCCGCCATCATTGCCAGCGCCCGCGGCCAGTTGCACATGGACGAGCTCGACGGCGTCAGCACCGACGTGCAGTGGACAGAGGCCGTCACGGCCGGTATCGAGCGCTACTCCGAGATCGCCCCGCGTGTCATCGCCCTCGGCGACGTTCCCGCCCGCCCCGAGGCCGAACCGAAGGACTGCGTCGAGGCCCCCAACGCAACGCAAGACGCGTGCATCGTCACCGGTGACAGCGTGGAAAAGACCAGCAACATCCTCACCCGCGCCGCCGCAGAAGCGGCCGGAGCCGCCTACGTCGACACCGAGCCCCTCGTGTGCAGCGTCGACGCGGGCTGCCCCCTGTTCGTCGGCGACACCCCCACCTACGGCGACGACTCGCACCTCAACCGCCTGTGGGTGGAGTACGTCGCCCCCGCCCTCGGCGACGAACTGACCGAGGTGCTGCCGTAA
- the pheA gene encoding prephenate dehydratase: MSTASAGTRTYSYLGPAGTFTEAALGQVREAEGQNWHPVANVGAALDDVASGRSDAAMIAIENTVEGGVSSAQDALANTPGLRIIGEYLVPVSFVLVAPRGTTLDQVAEVAAHPVAYAQCLEWLGKNVPGHSPVVAASNVASAIGVLDGTLPAQAAIAAPGVVNHYDVEVLAEGIGDNPDAVTRFVLVTRTALPPARTGADKTSLIVELPKEVPGALVDMLEQFATRGINLSLIQSRPIGDRLGRYRFVIDADGHIADERMADALMGLKRFSPNVIYLGSYPRADHEQNRYNPRYADASFADARDWLRDLLSGADPA; the protein is encoded by the coding sequence ATGTCGACAGCTTCCGCCGGAACCCGCACGTACAGCTACCTCGGGCCTGCGGGAACCTTTACGGAGGCTGCGCTCGGGCAGGTGCGCGAGGCGGAGGGCCAGAATTGGCATCCCGTCGCCAACGTGGGCGCGGCTCTCGACGACGTTGCATCCGGGCGATCCGATGCCGCAATGATCGCGATCGAGAACACCGTCGAGGGTGGTGTCTCCAGCGCCCAGGACGCCCTGGCGAACACGCCGGGTCTGCGGATTATCGGCGAGTACCTCGTGCCCGTGAGCTTCGTCCTTGTCGCTCCGCGCGGCACCACGCTCGATCAGGTGGCCGAGGTGGCCGCCCACCCCGTCGCGTATGCGCAATGCCTTGAATGGTTGGGGAAGAACGTCCCCGGACACAGCCCCGTTGTTGCCGCCAGCAATGTCGCCAGCGCGATTGGCGTGCTCGACGGCACCCTGCCCGCACAGGCCGCGATCGCCGCGCCCGGCGTTGTGAACCACTACGACGTTGAGGTCCTGGCCGAGGGAATCGGCGACAACCCCGACGCGGTCACGCGCTTCGTGCTCGTCACCCGCACGGCGCTACCGCCCGCGCGCACCGGGGCCGACAAAACATCACTCATCGTCGAGCTGCCGAAGGAAGTGCCCGGGGCGCTCGTCGACATGCTCGAGCAGTTCGCAACGCGCGGCATCAACCTCAGCCTCATCCAGTCGCGGCCGATCGGCGACCGCCTGGGCCGCTACCGCTTCGTCATCGACGCCGATGGTCACATCGCCGATGAGCGCATGGCCGACGCACTCATGGGCCTGAAGAGGTTCAGCCCCAACGTGATCTACCTCGGTTCGTACCCCCGGGCCGACCACGAGCAGAACCGCTACAACCCGCGGTACGCGGACGCCAGCTTTGCCGATGCCCGTGACTGGCTGCGCGACCTTCTCTCGGGAGCAGACCCCGCCTGA
- a CDS encoding LLM class flavin-dependent oxidoreductase, whose protein sequence is MSSSSTPALSVLDLVPVRTGQTTPQAIAASMLLAKKADDLGYRRYWFAEHHNMKAVASTTPPVLIAAATAHTSRIRLGSGGVMLPNHAPLIVGEQFAALEAIAPGRIDLGLGRAPGSDPVITQLLRRSGTTSEAQQFPDHVRDIQELMSPEGATVRFTSGGTYAVTATPAATSSPTVWLLGSSDFSAQLAAQMGLPYVFANHFAGEGLERAMALYRQGYQPSERHPAPESFVTANIVVAPTEDEAFERALPQMRQFARLRTNKPMRPIETIDEAKAAASDALEDSFIEQMRRRWFIGTPTSVAQRLREFAEKNEVAEIMVSSGDGAYADEPLDEPTGRAQTLELLADAM, encoded by the coding sequence ATGAGCTCCTCGTCTACGCCCGCGCTCTCCGTTCTCGATCTCGTCCCGGTTCGCACGGGGCAGACAACCCCGCAGGCCATCGCCGCGTCGATGCTGCTCGCGAAGAAGGCCGATGATCTGGGCTATCGGCGCTACTGGTTCGCCGAACACCACAACATGAAGGCGGTGGCATCGACCACCCCTCCCGTGCTGATCGCGGCGGCCACCGCTCACACATCGCGCATCCGGCTCGGATCGGGTGGGGTGATGCTGCCCAATCACGCGCCGCTCATCGTTGGCGAACAGTTTGCTGCCCTGGAAGCGATCGCGCCGGGGCGCATCGACCTGGGCCTCGGCCGCGCGCCTGGCTCCGACCCTGTGATCACTCAGCTGCTGCGGCGATCCGGAACGACGAGTGAAGCGCAGCAGTTCCCCGATCACGTGCGCGACATCCAGGAGCTGATGAGCCCCGAGGGCGCCACGGTACGGTTCACGTCCGGCGGCACCTACGCGGTAACAGCAACCCCGGCCGCGACCAGCTCGCCCACCGTGTGGTTGCTCGGCTCAAGTGACTTCTCCGCGCAGCTCGCCGCGCAGATGGGCCTGCCCTACGTTTTCGCGAACCACTTCGCCGGAGAGGGCCTGGAGCGGGCGATGGCCCTCTACCGCCAGGGCTATCAGCCCTCGGAACGCCACCCGGCCCCGGAATCGTTCGTCACCGCCAACATCGTCGTCGCGCCAACAGAAGACGAGGCGTTCGAGCGTGCGCTGCCGCAGATGCGCCAGTTCGCGCGTCTGCGCACCAATAAGCCCATGCGGCCGATCGAGACAATCGACGAAGCCAAGGCCGCGGCCTCGGATGCGCTCGAGGACTCGTTCATCGAGCAGATGCGCCGCCGGTGGTTTATCGGAACCCCCACGTCTGTCGCTCAGCGCCTTCGTGAGTTTGCCGAGAAGAACGAGGTGGCCGAGATCATGGTCTCCTCGGGCGACGGCGCGTACGCCGACGAGCCGCTGGACGAACCGACCGGTCGCGCCCAGACCCTGGAGTTGCTCGCCGACGCGATGTAA
- a CDS encoding helix-turn-helix domain-containing protein, with translation MPRVPSAAATRVGSQIAFFRTRRGMTQDQLAVTSDIDSSNIRSYESGRAMMNVHSLIRIAEALHVEPGDLLEGVTSDMFPATQRRTG, from the coding sequence ATGCCTCGCGTTCCTTCTGCTGCCGCCACTCGGGTCGGGTCGCAGATCGCCTTCTTCCGGACGAGGCGCGGCATGACGCAGGATCAGCTGGCCGTCACGAGCGACATCGATTCGTCAAACATCCGCAGCTATGAGAGCGGCCGCGCGATGATGAACGTGCACTCGCTGATTCGCATCGCCGAAGCGCTGCACGTCGAGCCCGGCGACCTTCTCGAAGGCGTGACATCCGACATGTTCCCGGCGACCCAGCGTCGCACTGGTTGA